A genome region from Bacteroidota bacterium includes the following:
- a CDS encoding M15 family metallopeptidase: MKLFKYILILFYSFLSCRPSESPVYSGPTIIISTFQVASDSILTDTRRNIDDAKKEREKELRIWKAEQPFIIAGLVNVKQIIPSVLIDLRYSGLNNFMDTDVYGDIANAYLQPDVTEKLAKAQNALREKHPGYNLIIYDAARPLRVQQLMWDSIKVPKGEKTKYLSNPQYGSLHNYGAAVDIGIADSLGRELDMGTPYDFFGEEASPRREAAMLAEGKLTIVHVKNRQMLRDIMYKAGFFNIQTEWWHFNACTLENAARSYKLIE; this comes from the coding sequence TACATTTTGATACTTTTTTATTCTTTTTTATCCTGCCGGCCATCCGAATCGCCTGTGTATTCCGGACCAACTATAATTATTTCCACGTTTCAGGTCGCTTCCGATTCTATATTAACTGATACACGCAGGAATATTGATGATGCGAAAAAAGAGCGTGAAAAGGAGTTAAGGATATGGAAAGCTGAACAACCTTTTATAATTGCCGGTTTAGTGAATGTTAAGCAAATTATTCCTTCTGTTTTGATCGATCTGCGCTATTCAGGCTTAAACAACTTTATGGATACTGATGTATATGGAGATATTGCCAATGCCTATTTGCAGCCGGATGTGACTGAAAAACTGGCGAAGGCACAAAATGCTTTGCGGGAAAAACATCCTGGTTACAATTTGATTATTTATGATGCGGCGCGTCCTTTAAGGGTACAGCAGCTCATGTGGGACAGTATAAAGGTGCCAAAAGGAGAAAAGACCAAATATTTATCGAATCCCCAATATGGATCCCTGCACAATTATGGAGCTGCCGTTGATATTGGTATTGCGGATAGTTTGGGTCGGGAACTTGATATGGGCACACCTTACGATTTTTTTGGCGAAGAGGCCTCCCCCCGGCGGGAAGCAGCTATGCTGGCTGAAGGCAAACTTACAATAGTACATGTAAAGAACAGGCAAATGCTCAGAGATATCATGTATAAAGCTGGTTTTTTCAATATCCAGACTGAATGGTGGCACTTTAATGCCTGTACCCTTGAGAATGCCGCCCGATCGTATAAATTAATAGAGTAG